A window of Ananas comosus cultivar F153 linkage group 4, ASM154086v1, whole genome shotgun sequence contains these coding sequences:
- the LOC109708951 gene encoding probable leucine-rich repeat receptor-like protein kinase At5g49770 isoform X1 — MLRRLHLLLLFASVTASGETDPGDVSALKSLMTKWKNSPPSWDESKDPCGALWDGVSCNNSRVTELRLFNMGLEGTLSEDIGKLDQLQILDLSYNRKLGGQLTSAIGNLPKLKTLNLISCSFVGIIPDELGNLGQLTSLSLNSNQFTGRIPVSLGKLSNLDWLDLADNQLNGSLPTSMNGAPGLDQLFKAGHFHFNKNNLSGPIPESLFNANMTLRHVLLDRNQLIGEIPESVGLVLTLEILRLNNNKLNGTVPSSISNLANLHVLNLGNNNLTGQMPNLTATRELKYVDLSNNSFLPSEAPSWFSYLKNITTLIIESGGLHGPMPQELFSVSQLEKVTLDNNEFNGSLDMGNDISKRLQIVSFRNNALNSVMLSTNYNNTLILSGNPVCSKSDLEDTTYCKTQQETSVPSSPNNKSCSHPYEGAMIFRAPSFGIVTNSSIQLLEKNLSAKLECAPNGFTLENCFFNNDGYLEVKLIICPSDGKYFNRSEILDCFKILSSQDFVPPDIFGPYYFTASIYLFEEEGLQNKNSLFYMIFIKGCIVFFALVVLVLFIVLFVCWRQQKRRDQQDVSQSNPFASWASTGEDNVSAPTLRAPKCFTYDELKECTNGFRGTNEIGVGGYGKVYKGRLLNGQIVAIKRRKQGSEQGRPEFKNELELLSQVHHKNLVGLVGFCCEKGEQMIVYEFMCNGTIEESLSGKRDQQLDWNRRLIIALDSATGLAYLHRHASPAIIHGDVKSSNILLDENLSAKVADFGISKSVPNSVTNYFTYIDKGTPGYLAPEAMQQQITMKSDVYSFGVVMLELITAKPAICNYGYLVERVKNTLDKQVTEYCGLKDLLDPVLLETENLIGFERFLDLALQCTEISPDNRPTMSDVAKEIETILKSNGMMEIASTSESSAAAGLGSPRACNPSDDLYSSSGSYASSSRAFECSSEFASRSSSRLINNGSLFKFAGFTM; from the exons ATGTTGAGGAGGCTCCATCTGCTGCTGCTCTTCGCCAGCGTAACTGCTTCCGGTGAAACTGATCCTGGAGATG TTTCTGCTCTCAAATCCTTGATGACCAAATGGAAAAACTCACCGCCAAGTTGGGACGAGTCGAAAGATCCTTGCGGCGCACTGTGGGATGGGGTCTCCTGCAACAATTCTAGAGTGACCGAATT GAGACTATTTAACATGGGACTTGAAGGTACGTTGAGTGAGGACATTGGGAAGCTTGACCAGCTGCAGATCCT GGACTTGTCCTACAACCGAAAACTAGGAGGTCAGCTCACATCAGCCATTGGGAACTTGCCAAAACTTAAAACCTT GAACTTGATTAGTTGCAGTTTCGTCGGTATCATTCCAGATGAACTAGGCAATCTAGGGCAACTGACCTCCTT GTCTCTCAACTCAAACCAGTTCACAGGCAGAATACCTGTTTCCTTGGGTAAACTTTCCAACCTCGATTGGCTGGACCTTGCAGATAATCAGCTGAACGGATCCCTCCCAACCTCAATGAATGGGGCTCCAGGGTTGGACCAACTATTCAAAGCAGGACACTT CCATTTTAATAAGAACAATTTATCAGGCCCCATCCCAGAAAGTCTCTTCAACGCCAATATGACATTACGGCATGT GCTTCTCGATAGAAACCAGTTAATTGGGGAAATTCCAGAGTCAGTTGGACTTGTGCTCACACTTGAGATCCT TCGTCTGAATAACAATAAGCTGAACGGCACCGTTCCTTCTAGTATTAGTAATCTTGCAAATCTCCACGTTCT AAATTTAGGAAACAACAATCTTACGGGACAAATGCCCAATTTAACTGCGACAAGGGAGCTAAAATATGT GGATTTGAGCAACAATTCATTTCTTCCTTCTGAAGCTCCAAGTTGGTTTTCATATTTGAAAAACATAACTACTCT TATAATAGAGTCTGGTGGACTTCATGGGCCAATGCCGCAAGAACTGTTCAGCGTTTCTCAACTGGAGAAAGT AACGTTGGACAACAATGAATTCAATGGTTCCCTCGATATGGGCAATGACATCAGCAAGCGATTACAGATTGTGAGCTTCAGAAACAATGCGCTTAACTCAGTCATGCTATCTACAAACTATAACAACACTTTAAT ACTTTCAGGAAATCCTGTATGCAGCAAATCTGACCTTGAGGATACAACTTACTGTAAAACTCAGCAAGAAACATCGGTACCTAGTTCACCTAATAATAAaagttgttcccacccataTGAGGGTGCTATGATTTTCAGAGCTCCTTCCTTTGGTATTGTCACCAATAGCTCAATCCAGTTATTAGAGAAAAATTTGTCAGCAAAACTGGAATGTGCTCCGAATGGCTTCACTCTCGAAAATTGCTTCTTCAACAATGATGGTTACTTAGAGGTGAAGCTGATAATCTGCCCATCTGATGGAAAGTACTTCAACCGGAGTGAGATATTGGAttgctttaaaattttgagcagCCAAGATTTTGTGCCACCCGATATATTTGGACCGTACTATTTCACTGcaagtatatatttatttgaggAAGAAGGTCTGCAAAATAAAAACTCCTTATTTTACATGATATTTATTAAAGGCTGCATCGTTTTCTTCGCACTTGTGGTTCTTGTTCTCTTTATAGTACTTTTCGTCTGTTGGCGACAACAAAAGAGACGTGATCAACAAGACGTTTCCCAGAGCAATCCTTTTG CATCATGGGCATCTACCGGCGAAGACAATGTCAGTGCACCAACACTTAGAGCACCAAAATGCTTCACATATGATGAATTGAAGGAGTGCACTAATGGTTTCCGAGGTACCAATGAAATTGGTGTGGGTGGATATGGAAAG GTCTACAAAGGAAGGCTTCTAAATGGGCAGATCGTTGCGATTAAGAGACGTAAACAAGGCTCAGAGCAAGGCAGACCTGAATTCAAGAACGAACTTGAGCTGCTTTCTCAGGTTCATCACAAGAATCTGGTCGGATTAGTCGGGTTTTGCTGCGAGAAAGGGGAACAGATGATTGTCTATGAATTTATGTGCAATGGAACCATAGAAGAGAGCTTGTCAG GAAAGCGTGACCAACAATTGGACTGGAACAGGAGACTTATCATAGCTTTGGATTCAGCTACAGGATTAGCTTATCTTCATCGCCATGCCAGTCCTGCAATCATTCACGGAGATGTCAAGTCTTCTAATAtccttttggatgaaaatttaagTGCAAAGGTCGCAGATTTTGGTATATCAAAATCAGTTCCAAACAGCGTGACAAATTATTTCACTTATATTGATAAGGGAACACCT GGATATCTGGCCCCTGAGGCCATGCAACAGCAAATAACGATGAAGAGCGATGTTTATAGTTTTGGTGTGGTAATGCTGGAGCTAATAACTGCAAAACCGGCGATATGTAACTATGGGTATCTTGTTGAGAGAGTGAAGAACACATTGGATAAACAAGTCACAGAATACTGTGGTCTGAAGGACCTCCTCGACCCTGTTCTCTTGGAAACCGAAAATCTCATCGGATTCGAGAGGTTCTTAGATTTGGCACTGCAATGCACTGAGATTTCACCTGACAATCGTCCAACAATGAGTGATGTTGCAAAGGAGATTGAGACTATACTGAAGAGTAATGGAATGATGGAGATAGCCTCAACTTCAGAATCCTCAGCTGCTGCAGGTTTAGGCAGTCCGAGGGCTTGCAATCCTTCTGATGATTTGTATTCTTCTTCTGGAAGCTATGCGAGCAGCAGCAGAGCTTTCGAATGCAGCAGTGAATTTGCCTCTCGAAGCAGCTCTAGGCTGATCAACAATGGATCTTTATTTAAATTTGCTGGTTTTACGATGTAA
- the LOC109708951 gene encoding probable leucine-rich repeat receptor-like protein kinase At5g49770 isoform X2 encodes MLRRLHLLLLFASVTASGETDPGDVSALKSLMTKWKNSPPSWDESKDPCGALWDGVSCNNSRVTELRLFNMGLEGTLSEDIGKLDQLQILDLSYNRKLGGQLTSAIGNLPKLKTLNLISCSFVGIIPDELGNLGQLTSLSLNSNQFTGRIPVSLGKLSNLDWLDLADNQLNGSLPTSMNGAPGLDQLFKAGHFHFNKNNLSGPIPESLFNANMTLRHVLLDRNQLIGEIPESVGLVLTLEILDLSNNSFLPSEAPSWFSYLKNITTLIIESGGLHGPMPQELFSVSQLEKVTLDNNEFNGSLDMGNDISKRLQIVSFRNNALNSVMLSTNYNNTLILSGNPVCSKSDLEDTTYCKTQQETSVPSSPNNKSCSHPYEGAMIFRAPSFGIVTNSSIQLLEKNLSAKLECAPNGFTLENCFFNNDGYLEVKLIICPSDGKYFNRSEILDCFKILSSQDFVPPDIFGPYYFTASIYLFEEEGLQNKNSLFYMIFIKGCIVFFALVVLVLFIVLFVCWRQQKRRDQQDVSQSNPFASWASTGEDNVSAPTLRAPKCFTYDELKECTNGFRGTNEIGVGGYGKVYKGRLLNGQIVAIKRRKQGSEQGRPEFKNELELLSQVHHKNLVGLVGFCCEKGEQMIVYEFMCNGTIEESLSGKRDQQLDWNRRLIIALDSATGLAYLHRHASPAIIHGDVKSSNILLDENLSAKVADFGISKSVPNSVTNYFTYIDKGTPGYLAPEAMQQQITMKSDVYSFGVVMLELITAKPAICNYGYLVERVKNTLDKQVTEYCGLKDLLDPVLLETENLIGFERFLDLALQCTEISPDNRPTMSDVAKEIETILKSNGMMEIASTSESSAAAGLGSPRACNPSDDLYSSSGSYASSSRAFECSSEFASRSSSRLINNGSLFKFAGFTM; translated from the exons ATGTTGAGGAGGCTCCATCTGCTGCTGCTCTTCGCCAGCGTAACTGCTTCCGGTGAAACTGATCCTGGAGATG TTTCTGCTCTCAAATCCTTGATGACCAAATGGAAAAACTCACCGCCAAGTTGGGACGAGTCGAAAGATCCTTGCGGCGCACTGTGGGATGGGGTCTCCTGCAACAATTCTAGAGTGACCGAATT GAGACTATTTAACATGGGACTTGAAGGTACGTTGAGTGAGGACATTGGGAAGCTTGACCAGCTGCAGATCCT GGACTTGTCCTACAACCGAAAACTAGGAGGTCAGCTCACATCAGCCATTGGGAACTTGCCAAAACTTAAAACCTT GAACTTGATTAGTTGCAGTTTCGTCGGTATCATTCCAGATGAACTAGGCAATCTAGGGCAACTGACCTCCTT GTCTCTCAACTCAAACCAGTTCACAGGCAGAATACCTGTTTCCTTGGGTAAACTTTCCAACCTCGATTGGCTGGACCTTGCAGATAATCAGCTGAACGGATCCCTCCCAACCTCAATGAATGGGGCTCCAGGGTTGGACCAACTATTCAAAGCAGGACACTT CCATTTTAATAAGAACAATTTATCAGGCCCCATCCCAGAAAGTCTCTTCAACGCCAATATGACATTACGGCATGT GCTTCTCGATAGAAACCAGTTAATTGGGGAAATTCCAGAGTCAGTTGGACTTGTGCTCACACTTGAGATCCT GGATTTGAGCAACAATTCATTTCTTCCTTCTGAAGCTCCAAGTTGGTTTTCATATTTGAAAAACATAACTACTCT TATAATAGAGTCTGGTGGACTTCATGGGCCAATGCCGCAAGAACTGTTCAGCGTTTCTCAACTGGAGAAAGT AACGTTGGACAACAATGAATTCAATGGTTCCCTCGATATGGGCAATGACATCAGCAAGCGATTACAGATTGTGAGCTTCAGAAACAATGCGCTTAACTCAGTCATGCTATCTACAAACTATAACAACACTTTAAT ACTTTCAGGAAATCCTGTATGCAGCAAATCTGACCTTGAGGATACAACTTACTGTAAAACTCAGCAAGAAACATCGGTACCTAGTTCACCTAATAATAAaagttgttcccacccataTGAGGGTGCTATGATTTTCAGAGCTCCTTCCTTTGGTATTGTCACCAATAGCTCAATCCAGTTATTAGAGAAAAATTTGTCAGCAAAACTGGAATGTGCTCCGAATGGCTTCACTCTCGAAAATTGCTTCTTCAACAATGATGGTTACTTAGAGGTGAAGCTGATAATCTGCCCATCTGATGGAAAGTACTTCAACCGGAGTGAGATATTGGAttgctttaaaattttgagcagCCAAGATTTTGTGCCACCCGATATATTTGGACCGTACTATTTCACTGcaagtatatatttatttgaggAAGAAGGTCTGCAAAATAAAAACTCCTTATTTTACATGATATTTATTAAAGGCTGCATCGTTTTCTTCGCACTTGTGGTTCTTGTTCTCTTTATAGTACTTTTCGTCTGTTGGCGACAACAAAAGAGACGTGATCAACAAGACGTTTCCCAGAGCAATCCTTTTG CATCATGGGCATCTACCGGCGAAGACAATGTCAGTGCACCAACACTTAGAGCACCAAAATGCTTCACATATGATGAATTGAAGGAGTGCACTAATGGTTTCCGAGGTACCAATGAAATTGGTGTGGGTGGATATGGAAAG GTCTACAAAGGAAGGCTTCTAAATGGGCAGATCGTTGCGATTAAGAGACGTAAACAAGGCTCAGAGCAAGGCAGACCTGAATTCAAGAACGAACTTGAGCTGCTTTCTCAGGTTCATCACAAGAATCTGGTCGGATTAGTCGGGTTTTGCTGCGAGAAAGGGGAACAGATGATTGTCTATGAATTTATGTGCAATGGAACCATAGAAGAGAGCTTGTCAG GAAAGCGTGACCAACAATTGGACTGGAACAGGAGACTTATCATAGCTTTGGATTCAGCTACAGGATTAGCTTATCTTCATCGCCATGCCAGTCCTGCAATCATTCACGGAGATGTCAAGTCTTCTAATAtccttttggatgaaaatttaagTGCAAAGGTCGCAGATTTTGGTATATCAAAATCAGTTCCAAACAGCGTGACAAATTATTTCACTTATATTGATAAGGGAACACCT GGATATCTGGCCCCTGAGGCCATGCAACAGCAAATAACGATGAAGAGCGATGTTTATAGTTTTGGTGTGGTAATGCTGGAGCTAATAACTGCAAAACCGGCGATATGTAACTATGGGTATCTTGTTGAGAGAGTGAAGAACACATTGGATAAACAAGTCACAGAATACTGTGGTCTGAAGGACCTCCTCGACCCTGTTCTCTTGGAAACCGAAAATCTCATCGGATTCGAGAGGTTCTTAGATTTGGCACTGCAATGCACTGAGATTTCACCTGACAATCGTCCAACAATGAGTGATGTTGCAAAGGAGATTGAGACTATACTGAAGAGTAATGGAATGATGGAGATAGCCTCAACTTCAGAATCCTCAGCTGCTGCAGGTTTAGGCAGTCCGAGGGCTTGCAATCCTTCTGATGATTTGTATTCTTCTTCTGGAAGCTATGCGAGCAGCAGCAGAGCTTTCGAATGCAGCAGTGAATTTGCCTCTCGAAGCAGCTCTAGGCTGATCAACAATGGATCTTTATTTAAATTTGCTGGTTTTACGATGTAA
- the LOC109708952 gene encoding probable leucine-rich repeat receptor-like protein kinase At5g49770 (The sequence of the model RefSeq protein was modified relative to this genomic sequence to represent the inferred CDS: added 35 bases not found in genome assembly) produces MVMPRILLLLLLFGATVSGETYPADASTLKSLMTEWKNSPPNWGKSEDPCGTPWVGVFCINSRVTQLRLFNMGLEGTLSNNIGKLDQLQTLDLSYNQNLGGLLTPAIGNVTKLNMLSLISCSFIGTIPDELGNLGQLTSLSLNSNQFTGRIPASLGKLSNLNWLDLADNQLSGPLPTSTNGAPGLDQLLKAQHFHLNKNQLSGSIPENLFNANLTVQHVLLDRNQLTGGIPESVGLVRTLEILRLNNNKLNSTVPLSISYLANLHILNLGNNDLSGQMPNLTAMRKLKYVDLSNNSFDPSESPSWFSDLKSLTTLIIESGGLHGQMPQELFGVSQLEKVALDNNEFNGTLDMGNNISRQLQIVSFKNNALNSVMLSSNYNNTLILSGNPVCSNPNLENTPFCHTRQETLAPNSSNNISCSHPYEGAMIFRAPSFGIITNSSIQLLEKNLSAKLECAPNGFTLENPFFNNDGYLEVKLIICPSDGQYFNRSEILDCFDFNSQDYVPPNMFGPYYFYANSYSFQTKVIIGLVTGMIVGLSLLLVGLLMVLAYALRQKRRAQRAISQTNPFASWLSIGEESVGAPTLRAPKCFTYDELKECTNGFRGTNEIGVGGYGKVYKGMLPDGQTVAIKRRKQGSRQGGPEFKTELELLSRVHHKNLVELVGFCCEKGELVLVYEFMCNGTIEESLSGKRDLQLDWSRRLMIALDSATGLAYLHDHANPPIIHRDVKSSNVLLDENLIAKVADFGLSHLVPNSETDYFTTNIKGTIGYLAPEAYMLQQITRKSDVYSFGVVMLELITAKPATHNYKNIVDIVKNAVDRHDTEYCGLKDLIDPVLLETGNLIGFKSFLDLALRCIEVSADNRPTMSDVAKEIEIILKNNGMKMASTSESSSATDLGSRRARNPYDDLYSSSGSNVSRRAFEYSSEFSSRSSSRLSSNGSFFKITGFTR; encoded by the exons ctTCGGCGCAACTGTTTCCGGCGAAACTTACCCTGCAGATG CTTCTACTCTCAAATCCTTGATGACGGAATGGAAAAACTCGCCGCCGAATTGGGGCAAGTCTGAGGATCCTTGCGGCACACCGTGGGTTGGGGTCTTCTGCATCAACTCTAGAGTGACCCAACT GAGACTATTTAACATGGGACTTGAAGGTACATTGAGCAACAATATTGGGAAGCTCGACCAGTTGCAGACCCT GGACTTGTCCTACAACCAAAATCTAGGAGGTCTGCTCACACCAGCCATCGGGAACGTGACGAAACTTAATATGCT GAGCTTGATTAGCTGCAGTTTCATCGGTACGATTCCAGATGAACTAGGCAATCTAGGGCAACTCACCTCCTT GTCTCTCAACTCGAACCAGTTCACAGGCAGGATACCTGCTTCCCTGGGTAAACTTTCCAACCTCAATTGGCTGGACCTTGCAGATAATCAGTTGAGTGGACCCCTCCCGACCTCGACGAACGGGGCTCCAGGCTTGGACCAACTCCTCAAAGCACAACACTT CCATTTAAACAAGAACCAACTATCAGGTTCCATCCCAGAAAATCTCTTCAACGCCAATTTGACAGTACAGCACGT GCTTCTTGACAGAAACCAGTTAACTGGGGGGATTCCGGAGTCAGTTGGACTTGTGCGCACACTTGAGATCCT TCGTCTGAATAACAATAAGCTGAACAGCACTGTTCCTTTGAGCATTAGTTATCTTGCAAATCTGCACATATT AAACTTAGGAAACAACGATCTTAGCGGACAAATGCCCAATTTAACTGCGATGAGGAAGCTCAAATATGT GGATTTGAGCAACAATTCATTTGATCCTTCAGAATCTCCGAGTTGGTTTTCGGATTTGAAAAGCCTAACAACTCT TATAATAGAGTCTGGCGGACTTCATGGGCAAATGCCGCAAGAACTGTTCGGCGTTTCTCAACTGGAGAAAGT AGCATTAGACAACAATGAATTCAATGGCACCCTTGATATGGGTAACAACATCAGCAGGCAATTACAGATTGTGAGCTTCAAAAACAATGCGCTTAACTCGGTCATGCTATCTTCGAACTATAACAATACTTTAAT ACTTTCAGGAAATCCCGTATGCAGCAACCCTAATCTTGAGAATACACCTTTCTGCCATACACGGCAAGAAACACTGGCGCCTAATTCATCTAATAATATaagttgttcccacccataTGAGGGTGCTATGATTTTCAGAGCTCCTTCCTTTGGTATTATCACCAATAGCTCAATCCAGTTATTAGAGAAAAATTTGTCAGCAAAACTGGAATGTGCTCCGAATGGCTTCACTCTCGAAAATCCCTTCTTCAACAATGATGGTTACTTAGAGGTGAAGCTGATCATCTGCCCATCTGATGGACAGTACTTCAACCGGAGTGAGATATTGGATTGCTTTGATTTCAACAGCCAAGATTATGTGCCACCCAATATGTTTGGACCGTACTATTTCTATGCGAATTCATATTCATTCCAAACGAAAG TTATTATCGGCTTGGTAACTGGAATGATAGTTGGCTTATCGCTTCTGCTTGTTGGACTTCTGATGGTTTTGGCCTATGCTCTACGACAAAAGAGGCGCGCTCAAAGAGCCATTTCTCAGACCAATCCTTTTG CATCATGGTTATCTATTGGCGAAGAGAGTGTTGGTGCACCGACACTTAGAGCACCAAAATGTTTCACATATGACGAATTGAAGGAGTGCACTAATGGTTTCCGAGGAACCAACGAAATTGGTGTCGGGGGATATGGAAAG GTCTACAAAGGGATGCTCCCAGATGGGCAGACTGTTGCAATTAAGAGACGTAAACAAGGCTCACGGCAAGGTGGACCTGAATTCAAGACTGAACTCGAGTTGCTCTCTCGGGTTCATCACAAGAATCTGGTCGAACTTGTTGGGTTTTGCTGCGAGAAAGGGGAACTGGTGCTTGTCTACGAATTCATGTGTAACGGAACAATAGAAGAGAGCTTGTCTG GAAAGCGTGACCTACAATTGGACTGGAGCAGGAGACTTATGATAGCTCTGGATTCAGCTACAGGATTAGCTTATCTTCATGACCATGCCAATCCTCCAATCATTCACAGAGATGTCAAGTCTTCTAATGtccttttggatgaaaatttaattgccAAGGTCGCAGATTTTGGTCTCTCGCATTTAGTTCCAAACAGCGAGACGGACTATTTCACTACTAATATTAAGGGAACAATC GGATATCTGGCCCCTGAGGCCTATATGCTACAGCAAATAACGAGAAAGAGCGATGTTTATAGTTTTGGTGTGGTAATGCTAGAGCTGATTACTGCAAAACCAGCGACACATAACTACAAAAACATTGTTGATATAGTGAAGAACGCAGTGGATAGACATGACACAGAATACTGTGGTCTGAAGGACCTAATCGACCCTGTTCTCTTGGAAACCGGAAATCTCATCGGCTTCAAAAGCTTCTTAGATTTGGCATTGCGATGCATCGAGGTTTCAGCTGACAATCGTCCGACAATGAGTGATGTTGCGAAGGAGATTGAGATTATACTGAAGAATAACGGAATGAAGATGGCCTCAACTTCAGAATCCTCATCTGCCACAGATTTGGGCAGTCGGAGGGCTCGCAATCCTTATGATGATTTGTATTCTTCTTCTGGGAGCAATGTAAGCAGGAGAGCTTTTGAATACAGCAGTGAATTTTCCTCTCGAAGCAGCTCGAGGCTGAGCAGCAATGGATCTTTCTTTAAAATTACTGGTTTTACGAGGTAA